In Roseofilum capinflatum BLCC-M114, the following are encoded in one genomic region:
- a CDS encoding phycobilisome rod-core linker polypeptide, with amino-acid sequence MSIVLDAPLELWKTSSLDEQQAVIRAVYKQVLGNPHVMESERLVTAESQLTQGKITVREFVRAVAKSDFYRRRYFESCAPYRFVELNFKHLLGRAPVDQKEISEHISLCIGQGYDAEIDSYIDSMEYQEKFGENIVPYYQGAKSQSGQKQVGYNRTLSLYQGNAGVDSAFRASRLVQEVATNSATKIKLPSTGGRLVGYKDATEKTFEILVKGSKFDAPRRVSTTRYVVSGAKLSPQIQRIHRAGGKIVSITELA; translated from the coding sequence ATGAGTATAGTATTAGATGCACCCCTTGAACTTTGGAAAACCAGTAGCTTAGATGAACAGCAAGCGGTGATTCGTGCTGTTTATAAACAAGTGTTGGGCAATCCCCATGTGATGGAAAGCGAGCGACTGGTTACGGCTGAATCTCAATTGACCCAAGGGAAGATTACAGTGCGTGAATTTGTACGGGCGGTCGCTAAATCTGATTTTTACCGTCGCCGTTATTTTGAATCGTGCGCTCCCTACCGCTTTGTAGAGTTGAACTTCAAGCATTTATTGGGACGTGCCCCTGTGGATCAAAAGGAAATTTCCGAACATATTTCCCTGTGTATTGGGCAAGGATATGATGCCGAGATTGATTCCTACATCGATAGTATGGAATATCAAGAAAAATTCGGAGAAAACATTGTTCCCTACTATCAAGGTGCAAAGAGTCAGAGCGGACAAAAACAGGTTGGGTATAACCGTACTTTGTCCTTGTATCAAGGCAATGCGGGGGTAGATAGTGCGTTTAGGGCTTCCCGGTTGGTGCAGGAAGTGGCCACCAACTCAGCCACTAAAATTAAGTTGCCTTCTACTGGCGGTCGTCTCGTTGGGTACAAAGATGCCACAGAGAAGACGTTTGAAATTTTGGTGAAAGGATCTAAGTTTGATGCTCCCCGTCGTGTGAGTACAACTCGATATGTCGTTTCTGGGGCAAAATTGAGTCCCCAAATCCAGCGAATTCATCGAGCAGGCGGTAAGATTGTTAGCATTACAGAACTCGCTTAA
- a CDS encoding CpeR family transcriptional regulator, whose protein sequence is MIPPVACQKMRNWIRNRYLICSGSFFIFQSLEYSAVERFEECVSSLGGTLISVEPARRVWIGQHRQVILYQAKASLHTPNHGLKQYWLQYGSFYTKFNDPCGEDG, encoded by the coding sequence GTGATACCCCCAGTGGCTTGTCAAAAAATGCGAAATTGGATCAGAAATCGCTATTTGATCTGCTCCGGTAGTTTTTTTATCTTTCAAAGTTTAGAATATTCAGCCGTAGAACGCTTTGAAGAATGTGTCTCTAGTCTGGGTGGAACATTGATTTCCGTAGAACCGGCTAGACGGGTTTGGATTGGTCAACATCGACAGGTCATTTTGTATCAAGCAAAGGCAAGCTTACATACCCCCAATCATGGGTTAAAACAGTATTGGTTACAATACGGTAGTTTCTATACGAAGTTTAATGACCCTTGCGGCGAGGATGGGTGA
- a CDS encoding sensor histidine kinase has protein sequence MVMFEWTLPTLSEILARAEPIADRQNKAERSWYGAIAALNELLDRLEVAQGLILSSSPILAHPHPQITSWLFSPLQEGHSTLFQLPPASSQPGLGLRFTPVWSGDRQSCPLTPTTPLLPQDPLRGEQFALVLTPSLSLVMVVSPQKNTELGFQFSFDPQEIESAWRALRSRVSATGTPDQIPYLERFYQQFPPVAPPYQTVMDFSRLMLQHLPEPQGTGSTAEKPSEIAKKIASPAPSPASPAPQPDLELLKAIAHEVKTPLATIRTYTRLLLKRSHLPPEVLKRLQTIDRECTEQIDRFNLIFRAVELETTPTKSQSTHLTPTSLAQVFQESIPRWQKQASRRNVTLDVVLPQQTPTVVSDPHLLDQVLSNVIQNFTSTLPTGSHVQVEVTPAGDQLKLQLISETSQTCSSLSGFKALGHVLMFQPETGNLSLNLSVTKNLFEAIGGKLLIRQRPQHGEVMTIFLPIR, from the coding sequence ATGGTTATGTTTGAGTGGACGCTGCCGACGTTAAGCGAGATTTTAGCACGGGCTGAACCGATCGCCGATCGCCAAAATAAAGCCGAACGGAGTTGGTATGGGGCGATCGCCGCCTTAAATGAGTTGCTCGATCGGCTGGAAGTGGCTCAGGGGTTAATCCTCTCTAGTTCTCCGATCTTGGCCCATCCCCATCCCCAGATCACCAGTTGGCTGTTTTCGCCCCTGCAAGAAGGGCACTCTACCCTATTTCAGCTCCCTCCAGCCTCTTCCCAACCCGGACTAGGGTTGCGGTTCACTCCTGTATGGTCAGGCGATCGCCAATCTTGTCCCCTGACTCCCACCACCCCATTACTGCCCCAAGATCCTCTGCGGGGCGAACAGTTTGCTCTGGTTTTAACCCCCTCATTGAGTTTGGTGATGGTGGTTTCTCCCCAGAAGAATACAGAGCTGGGTTTTCAGTTTTCCTTTGACCCCCAGGAGATTGAGAGCGCTTGGAGAGCCTTGCGATCGCGAGTCTCGGCGACCGGAACCCCAGACCAGATCCCCTATCTGGAGCGCTTTTACCAGCAGTTTCCCCCCGTTGCGCCCCCCTATCAAACGGTGATGGATTTTAGTCGCTTAATGCTGCAACATCTCCCAGAACCCCAAGGAACGGGATCGACGGCTGAAAAACCCTCGGAGATCGCCAAAAAGATCGCTTCTCCAGCGCCTTCTCCTGCTTCCCCTGCTCCTCAACCCGATCTGGAGTTACTCAAGGCGATCGCCCATGAAGTCAAAACCCCCCTAGCCACCATCCGCACCTATACACGGCTATTGCTCAAACGCTCTCATCTTCCCCCGGAAGTATTAAAACGCCTGCAAACTATCGATCGTGAATGTACGGAACAGATCGATCGCTTTAATCTGATTTTCCGGGCCGTTGAACTCGAAACCACGCCCACCAAGTCTCAATCGACTCATTTAACCCCAACCTCTCTGGCCCAGGTGTTTCAAGAGAGTATTCCTCGATGGCAAAAACAAGCCAGTCGTCGGAATGTCACCTTAGATGTGGTTTTACCCCAACAGACCCCTACCGTGGTTAGCGATCCCCATCTGTTGGATCAGGTGTTAAGCAATGTGATTCAGAATTTCACCTCCACCTTACCCACGGGTTCCCATGTGCAAGTGGAAGTAACTCCCGCAGGCGATCAACTGAAACTGCAATTAATCTCGGAAACCTCTCAAACTTGCTCCAGTTTGTCAGGGTTTAAGGCCTTGGGTCATGTGTTGATGTTTCAACCGGAAACAGGGAACTTGAGTCTCAATTTGAGCGTGACCAAAAACTTGTTTGAGGCGATCGGGGGTAAACTGTTGATTCGTCAACGACCTCAGCACGGAGAGGTGATGACGATTTTCTTACCCATCCGGTGA
- a CDS encoding efflux RND transporter periplasmic adaptor subunit: MQFPLIHPKLEKPLPWLVGLVAVSVVTGTGIMYLSSGRSTSQGEAIASLTVPAEASTLTIRINASGVVQPVRRVNVSPKVQGRLAELYVEQGDRVEKGQRIALMERGEIEAQLRQAQARLTRVQAELDKAIAGNRSEDIAEAQARLRRAQANLAELQAGSRPEDIAEAQASLNRAQALVAEAQSRLDLAQERAQRNQQLADEGAISRDELDQRLDDRRRAQAYLAQTQAGEIEAQRRLERLQNGSRTEDIAEAQATVAEAQAALERLQNGTRPEDIAQAQAQLAEAQGNVQYYQVQLDDTEVQAPFAGLIVQKYADPGAFVTPVTAASSADSATSTSIVALAQGLEVLAKVPEADISQIYPNQKVEIVADAYPDRTFEGRVHLIAPEAINERDVTLFQVRVEIETGLDLLQSGMNVDLSFVGDELTDALVVPTVAIITNQGETGVLVPGDRDRPEFQPVTIGSVLGNQIQILEGIEPGQPVFVELPDGKTLDEIIKREIE; the protein is encoded by the coding sequence ATGCAATTCCCCCTCATCCACCCTAAACTTGAAAAACCTCTGCCTTGGCTGGTGGGACTCGTCGCTGTTTCTGTCGTCACCGGAACAGGAATCATGTACCTGAGCAGTGGACGATCGACTTCTCAAGGGGAGGCGATCGCCTCCTTAACGGTTCCTGCCGAAGCCTCAACTCTCACCATTCGCATTAATGCCAGTGGCGTAGTGCAACCGGTTCGCCGAGTTAATGTTAGTCCTAAAGTGCAAGGACGCTTGGCTGAACTGTATGTGGAACAAGGCGATCGCGTGGAAAAAGGACAACGGATCGCCCTGATGGAGCGAGGAGAAATTGAAGCCCAACTGCGACAAGCTCAAGCGAGATTAACCCGCGTGCAAGCGGAACTCGATAAGGCGATCGCCGGAAACCGTTCTGAAGATATTGCCGAAGCCCAAGCCAGACTCAGACGGGCCCAAGCCAATTTAGCTGAATTGCAAGCGGGAAGCCGTCCAGAAGACATTGCCGAAGCTCAAGCCTCCCTCAACCGGGCCCAAGCTCTGGTCGCCGAAGCCCAATCTCGGTTAGATTTAGCCCAAGAACGGGCCCAACGCAATCAACAGTTAGCCGATGAGGGCGCAATTTCCAGGGATGAACTGGATCAACGGCTCGACGATCGCCGCCGCGCCCAAGCCTATCTCGCCCAAACCCAAGCCGGGGAAATTGAAGCCCAACGCCGTCTAGAGCGCTTGCAAAACGGCTCTAGAACCGAGGATATTGCCGAAGCCCAAGCCACCGTTGCTGAAGCCCAAGCCGCCCTAGAACGACTGCAAAATGGGACTCGCCCGGAAGATATTGCCCAAGCCCAAGCCCAACTCGCGGAAGCCCAAGGCAATGTGCAATACTACCAAGTGCAACTTGACGATACGGAAGTCCAAGCCCCATTTGCTGGCTTAATTGTGCAGAAATATGCCGACCCCGGAGCCTTTGTTACCCCAGTCACGGCTGCATCTTCAGCAGACTCGGCAACCTCGACCTCGATTGTGGCTTTGGCACAAGGCTTAGAAGTTCTTGCCAAAGTCCCCGAAGCCGACATTAGCCAAATTTACCCCAATCAAAAAGTAGAAATTGTGGCCGATGCCTATCCCGATCGCACCTTTGAAGGTCGCGTTCATCTGATTGCCCCGGAAGCCATTAATGAACGGGATGTTACTCTGTTTCAAGTGCGAGTAGAAATTGAAACTGGCTTAGACTTGCTCCAGTCGGGGATGAATGTGGATTTGTCGTTTGTTGGCGATGAACTTACGGATGCCTTAGTTGTGCCCACCGTTGCCATTATTACCAATCAGGGAGAAACCGGGGTGTTAGTGCCTGGCGATCGCGATCGACCTGAATTTCAACCAGTAACCATTGGTTCCGTCTTAGGCAATCAGATCCAAATTCTAGAGGGCATTGAACCAGGTCAACCCGTGTTTGTGGAATTACCCGACGGCAAAACCCTAGATGAAATCATTAAACGGGAGATCGAATAA
- a CDS encoding ABC transporter permease — protein MDILESITIAGKTLLGNKVRSSLTMLGIIIGNSSVIAMIGIGEGAQNFVRAEVDSLGPNVLFVLPGSPEAQRRPVFSPQTLVLEDAEAIAEQVPDVEAVAPMLTASEMIQYRGQNVSSSITGSTPELLPVRSLDIARGRFITELDLKRRETVVALGSELAERLFGDLDPLGETVRLKSVSFRVIGVMQSKGSSFGDNMDMSAYIPLTTMTNRITGNTSPYGTQVTFISISIQSEDRMNAAKFQIENLLRFRHKITDEDDFTVRSQKELMSILGSITGALTVMLAAIAGISLLVGGIGIMNIMLVSVTERTQEIGLRKAIGASEQDILIQFMIEAVILSIMGGLIGTGLGIGGIWIISALTPLEAEISLMAISTAIGVSGTIGLFFGVFPAQQAAKLDPIVALRSA, from the coding sequence ATGGATATCTTAGAGAGCATAACCATTGCCGGTAAAACCCTGCTGGGCAATAAAGTCCGCAGTAGTTTAACCATGCTGGGCATTATTATCGGCAACTCTTCCGTAATTGCTATGATTGGCATTGGCGAAGGAGCGCAGAATTTTGTCCGAGCTGAGGTCGATTCCCTGGGGCCGAATGTTTTATTTGTTTTACCCGGTAGTCCAGAAGCTCAAAGACGACCCGTTTTTTCCCCTCAAACCCTGGTTCTAGAAGATGCCGAGGCGATCGCCGAACAAGTCCCCGATGTGGAAGCGGTTGCTCCCATGCTCACCGCCAGTGAAATGATTCAGTATCGGGGTCAAAATGTCTCCAGTTCCATTACCGGAAGTACCCCAGAATTGCTCCCCGTTCGGAGTTTAGATATTGCCAGAGGTCGGTTTATTACTGAATTGGATTTGAAGCGCCGAGAAACTGTCGTGGCTTTAGGATCGGAGTTAGCAGAACGGTTATTTGGCGACTTAGATCCTCTAGGGGAAACCGTGCGCTTAAAATCAGTTAGTTTTCGCGTCATTGGCGTGATGCAATCTAAAGGCTCATCTTTTGGGGATAATATGGACATGAGCGCCTATATTCCCCTGACGACGATGACCAATCGGATTACGGGCAACACCTCCCCCTATGGGACTCAAGTGACATTTATTTCGATTTCGATTCAGTCAGAAGATCGCATGAACGCGGCCAAGTTCCAGATTGAAAACTTGCTGCGTTTTCGCCATAAAATCACGGATGAGGATGATTTTACGGTGCGCTCTCAAAAGGAATTAATGAGTATTTTAGGGAGCATCACCGGAGCGCTCACGGTGATGTTGGCGGCGATCGCCGGAATTTCCTTACTCGTTGGCGGTATCGGTATTATGAATATTATGCTCGTCTCCGTGACCGAGCGCACCCAAGAAATCGGCTTGAGAAAGGCGATCGGAGCTTCAGAGCAAGATATCTTAATTCAGTTCATGATTGAAGCTGTGATTTTATCGATTATGGGTGGATTAATTGGCACAGGATTGGGAATAGGAGGAATTTGGATCATTAGTGCCTTGACCCCCCTAGAAGCCGAAATTTCCCTGATGGCGATTTCCACTGCCATTGGTGTTTCTGGAACCATTGGCTTATTTTTTGGCGTATTTCCAGCCCAACAAGCGGCTAAACTTGACCCCATTGTGGCCTTGCGGAGTGCTTAA
- a CDS encoding NADP-dependent isocitrate dehydrogenase, translating into MYEKITPPETGEKITFAEGKPVVPDHPIIPFIRGDGTGVDLWPASQKVFDAAIQAAYGGKRQISWFKVYAGDEACDQYGTYQYLPEDTLKAIGEYGVAIKGPLTTPIGGGIRSLNVALRQIFDLYACVRPCRYYAGTPSPHKTPEKMNVIIYRENTEDIYLGIEWREGTEIVKKLIEYLNSDLIPATPEHGTKQIRLDSGIGIKPISKTGTQRLVKRAIENALRLPKEKQMVTLVHKGNIMKYTEGAFRDWGYELATTEFRDQCVTERESWILSNKEDNPDISLEDNARKLEPGYDALTTDKKQEACAEVKAVLEAIWESHGNGKWKEKVMVNDRIADSIFQQLQTRPGEYSILATMNLNGDYLSDAAAAIVGGLGMGPGANIGDTCAIFEATHGTAPKHAGLDRVNPGSLILSGVMMLEYMGWKEAADLIKMGIEKAISNREVTYDLARLMEPPVKPPLKCSEFADAIIKYFG; encoded by the coding sequence ATGTACGAGAAAATTACCCCTCCCGAAACCGGCGAAAAAATCACCTTTGCTGAAGGTAAACCCGTTGTTCCCGACCATCCCATCATTCCCTTCATTCGTGGAGATGGTACGGGGGTAGATCTTTGGCCTGCCTCTCAGAAGGTCTTTGATGCAGCGATTCAAGCGGCCTATGGTGGAAAACGGCAAATTTCCTGGTTTAAGGTGTATGCGGGTGATGAAGCCTGCGATCAATATGGAACCTACCAGTATCTACCCGAAGATACTCTCAAGGCGATCGGCGAATATGGCGTTGCTATTAAAGGCCCCTTAACCACCCCCATTGGTGGCGGTATTCGCTCCCTCAACGTGGCTCTGCGGCAAATCTTCGATCTGTATGCTTGTGTGCGTCCCTGTCGTTACTATGCTGGAACGCCTTCACCCCACAAAACCCCAGAGAAAATGAATGTGATTATCTATCGGGAAAATACCGAAGATATTTACTTGGGTATTGAGTGGCGCGAAGGCACAGAGATTGTTAAGAAGTTAATTGAATACCTCAATAGCGATCTCATTCCTGCTACCCCTGAGCATGGGACAAAGCAAATCCGCCTCGACTCTGGCATTGGCATTAAGCCCATCAGTAAAACCGGAACCCAACGACTGGTGAAGCGGGCGATCGAAAATGCCCTGCGGCTGCCTAAAGAAAAACAAATGGTCACCTTGGTTCATAAAGGCAATATTATGAAATATACCGAGGGAGCCTTCCGTGACTGGGGTTATGAGTTAGCAACGACTGAGTTTCGCGACCAATGTGTTACCGAGCGCGAATCCTGGATTTTGAGCAATAAAGAAGACAATCCAGACATTAGTTTAGAAGACAATGCTCGCAAACTTGAACCCGGTTATGATGCTTTAACCACTGATAAAAAACAAGAAGCCTGTGCGGAAGTTAAGGCCGTTTTGGAGGCGATTTGGGAAAGCCACGGTAATGGCAAATGGAAAGAGAAAGTCATGGTTAATGACCGGATTGCCGATAGTATTTTCCAACAATTACAAACCCGTCCCGGAGAATATTCGATCCTCGCTACTATGAATTTAAATGGGGATTACCTCTCGGATGCTGCCGCCGCTATTGTTGGGGGGTTAGGCATGGGCCCAGGGGCCAATATTGGCGATACTTGTGCGATTTTTGAAGCCACCCATGGTACTGCCCCCAAACACGCGGGTTTGGATCGGGTTAATCCGGGATCTTTGATTCTTTCCGGAGTCATGATGTTGGAATATATGGGGTGGAAAGAAGCCGCAGACTTAATTAAAATGGGCATTGAAAAGGCGATTTCTAATCGAGAAGTGACCTATGATTTAGCCCGATTAATGGAGCCTCCGGTTAAGCCTCCTCTGAAATGTTCGGAGTTTGCGGACGCGATTATTAAATACTTTGGCTAA
- a CDS encoding HepT-like ribonuclease domain-containing protein, producing MSRSLRLYLDDILKSINKIQRYTTQMSQDQLVADERTFDAVVHNLQIIGEATKSIPEDIRNRYTSIDWQKIIGLRNIIVHTYFSVDDEIIWDTALCAVTECSKRSPLTPLNKLVL from the coding sequence ATGTCACGCAGTCTTCGTCTCTACCTAGATGATATCCTCAAAAGCATCAATAAAATTCAACGTTACACCACTCAAATGTCTCAAGATCAGTTGGTTGCTGATGAACGAACATTTGATGCAGTTGTCCACAATCTACAAATTATTGGTGAAGCAACCAAAAGTATCCCTGAAGACATCCGCAACCGATACACTTCAATTGATTGGCAGAAAATCATTGGACTCCGTAATATTATTGTTCACACCTATTTTTCAGTCGATGATGAAATTATTTGGGATACAGCGCTTTGCGCTGTAACGGAGTGTAGTAAAAGATCCCCCCTAACCCCCCTTAATAAGCTTGTCTTGTAG
- a CDS encoding nucleotidyltransferase family protein produces the protein MKIDSVAPQIMNKEVVISTLQNHLSTLDNLGVKSLALFGSAARNQATPDSDLDFLVEFQGPATLDGYMDLKFFLEDLFQKSVDLVTRRSLKSQISQSVLAEAVYVTQSSSLPR, from the coding sequence ATGAAAATCGATTCTGTCGCTCCTCAAATCATGAATAAAGAAGTCGTTATTTCCACCCTTCAAAACCACCTAAGCACCTTAGATAACCTCGGCGTAAAATCCTTGGCTCTGTTTGGTTCTGCTGCTCGTAACCAAGCCACACCGGATAGCGATCTAGATTTTCTGGTAGAATTCCAAGGGCCAGCCACATTGGATGGTTATATGGATTTGAAATTTTTTCTAGAAGATTTATTTCAAAAATCTGTCGATCTGGTCACTCGACGCTCCCTCAAATCCCAAATTAGCCAATCCGTTTTAGCAGAGGCCGTTTATGTCACGCAGTCTTCGTCTCTACCTAGATGA
- a CDS encoding type II toxin-antitoxin system Phd/YefM family antitoxin, translating into MKYINLQETDIKLAAIIEEMNITQSQVILTDRGLPVARIVPYQSSATSVKNYPLRGMPITISDTFDEPMSELWDALGE; encoded by the coding sequence ATGAAATATATCAACCTACAGGAAACAGATATCAAGCTGGCTGCAATTATTGAAGAAATGAACATCACCCAATCACAAGTCATCCTGACCGATCGCGGTTTACCCGTGGCTCGGATTGTTCCTTATCAATCATCAGCTACATCAGTGAAGAACTATCCCCTACGAGGAATGCCGATTACCATTTCTGATACATTTGATGAACCCATGTCTGAACTTTGGGACGCATTAGGAGAATGA
- a CDS encoding PEP-CTERM sorting domain-containing protein, producing the protein MMNLFNAKQKFSIFMASLVFWVLLPNRSEAALINFDDGVHGEAIDSFYANDGVEFQNAQWVNNHGLSGTSGSFAMTNGLIWTSSNPVVATFAPVVSSISIVGIDIGLNGVRIDAYDSSTGGNLIGFDQVFGSSDGVGEFFTLEVNFPTIKRVEIYQPRNIMPSDGILLEDLQFERVEEVSSPESVPEPSSVLGVLAFGALGVGFLRQRKQG; encoded by the coding sequence ATGATGAATTTATTCAATGCAAAACAAAAGTTTAGTATTTTCATGGCATCTTTAGTGTTTTGGGTTTTGCTACCCAATCGTTCTGAAGCGGCATTAATCAACTTTGATGATGGTGTCCATGGAGAAGCGATTGATAGCTTCTATGCTAATGATGGTGTAGAATTCCAAAATGCTCAGTGGGTAAATAACCATGGACTGAGTGGGACTTCAGGTTCTTTCGCAATGACTAATGGTTTGATATGGACAAGTTCTAATCCAGTTGTAGCTACTTTTGCGCCGGTTGTTTCTAGTATAAGTATTGTTGGTATTGATATTGGATTAAATGGTGTACGAATAGATGCCTATGATTCATCTACTGGCGGTAATTTGATCGGTTTTGATCAAGTCTTTGGAAGTAGTGACGGTGTAGGGGAATTCTTTACTTTGGAAGTCAATTTTCCTACGATCAAGCGAGTGGAAATTTACCAACCTCGAAATATTATGCCTAGTGATGGCATTCTTCTAGAAGATTTGCAGTTTGAGAGGGTTGAGGAAGTTTCTTCACCTGAGAGCGTTCCAGAACCTTCTTCTGTTTTAGGAGTATTAGCCTTTGGTGCGTTGGGTGTCGGTTTCCTGCGTCAACGGAAACAGGGCTAA
- a CDS encoding ABC transporter permease gives MIWFSKGWTIAVILIALLIATPILCVVASSFTNTGEIWLHLMETVLPRYLLNSFGLIVGVGIGVLLIGVGCAWLVTMCEFWGKRWFEWALLLPLAVPAYVLAYTYTEFLEYYGPVQTMLRSLFGWETVQDYWFPPVRSLLGAIILLSLVLYPYVYLLTRVAFLEQATCTLEASRSLGCNPWQSFRKVALPLARPAIMAGLSLALMETLSDFGTVQYFGVDTFTTGIYRVWFGMGEHAAASQLSSVLLMFVLGLIILERWSRQQAKYYQSGDRFRAIQPYQLTGTRGGLAAIACMVPIGCGFLLPAGLLLQMAIANPDTLQGRFWEYAQNSLILAGMTALLGVILAVAIAYGVRLNPTVAMNSAARLSSMGYAIPGSVIAVGILIPLGVFDNTVDAWMQATFGISTGLLLSGTVFALIFAYLVRFLAVAFGTVESSLGKITPNLDHASRSLGYGVTQTLWRIHVPMMRGSLLTAALLVFVDVMKELPATLIIRPFNFDTLAIRTYQLASDERLAEAAGPALALVLVGILPVILLSLRIRRFSA, from the coding sequence ATGATCTGGTTTTCTAAAGGATGGACGATCGCCGTCATACTGATTGCTCTGTTAATTGCAACTCCGATTCTTTGCGTGGTTGCCAGTAGTTTCACTAACACGGGAGAAATCTGGTTACATCTCATGGAAACGGTGTTACCTCGCTATTTGTTGAACTCGTTTGGCTTAATAGTCGGCGTGGGAATAGGGGTATTACTGATCGGTGTGGGATGCGCTTGGTTGGTGACGATGTGCGAGTTTTGGGGAAAGCGCTGGTTTGAGTGGGCGCTGTTGCTCCCCTTAGCCGTGCCTGCCTATGTTTTAGCTTACACCTATACGGAGTTTCTGGAATATTACGGCCCGGTGCAAACGATGCTCCGGAGTCTGTTCGGTTGGGAAACGGTGCAAGATTATTGGTTTCCTCCCGTGCGATCGCTCCTTGGGGCTATAATTTTGCTCAGTTTGGTTCTCTATCCCTATGTTTATTTATTAACTAGGGTTGCCTTCCTGGAACAAGCCACCTGTACCCTGGAAGCCAGCCGCTCCCTGGGCTGTAATCCCTGGCAAAGTTTCCGCAAAGTGGCGCTCCCCCTAGCTCGACCGGCAATTATGGCGGGGTTGTCGTTGGCTCTGATGGAGACGTTGAGCGATTTTGGTACGGTGCAATATTTCGGTGTAGATACGTTTACGACGGGTATCTATCGTGTCTGGTTTGGCATGGGGGAACATGCAGCCGCTTCCCAGCTCTCCTCTGTGTTATTGATGTTTGTTTTAGGGCTGATTATCCTAGAGCGCTGGTCTCGTCAGCAAGCCAAATATTACCAAAGTGGCGATCGCTTCCGAGCCATTCAACCCTACCAGTTAACCGGAACACGGGGGGGTTTGGCGGCGATCGCCTGTATGGTTCCCATTGGCTGTGGCTTTTTACTCCCGGCTGGACTGCTGCTGCAAATGGCGATCGCTAACCCGGACACTCTCCAAGGTCGATTTTGGGAATATGCCCAGAATAGCCTCATTCTCGCTGGCATGACTGCGCTCTTGGGAGTCATTTTAGCAGTAGCGATCGCCTATGGAGTGCGCTTAAACCCCACCGTTGCCATGAACAGCGCTGCTCGACTCTCCTCCATGGGATACGCCATCCCCGGCTCCGTGATTGCCGTCGGTATTCTCATCCCCCTGGGAGTCTTTGATAACACCGTCGATGCTTGGATGCAAGCCACCTTCGGCATCTCTACCGGTCTGCTCCTCAGTGGTACAGTTTTTGCCCTCATTTTCGCTTACTTGGTGCGCTTCTTAGCGGTCGCTTTTGGAACCGTAGAGTCCAGTCTGGGCAAAATTACCCCCAATTTAGACCATGCCTCCCGCAGCCTCGGCTACGGAGTCACTCAGACCCTCTGGCGCATCCACGTCCCCATGATGCGCGGTAGCCTATTAACGGCGGCGCTCCTAGTATTTGTGGATGTGATGAAGGAATTACCCGCAACCTTAATTATCCGTCCCTTTAACTTCGACACCCTCGCCATCCGCACCTATCAACTCGCCTCCGATGAACGCCTAGCCGAAGCTGCCGGCCCCGCTTTGGCTCTGGTGCTGGTGGGGATTTTACCGGTGATTTTGCTGAGTCTGAGGATTCGCCGGTTTAGCGCGTGA
- a CDS encoding nucleotidyltransferase family protein, producing MKTLEEIKCILQEHQELVRQQFRVTEMRVFGSYARGEQTEDSDVDILIGYERAPTLWMLVELRDYLSEVLEMPVDVVTDGGLKPRIQERVWAEAIEI from the coding sequence ATGAAAACTCTAGAGGAGATTAAATGTATTTTGCAGGAACATCAGGAATTGGTACGCCAACAGTTTCGAGTGACAGAAATGCGAGTTTTTGGTTCTTATGCACGTGGCGAGCAAACGGAGGACAGTGATGTTGATATTTTAATTGGCTATGAGAGAGCGCCCACCCTTTGGATGTTGGTAGAATTGCGAGATTATTTGAGTGAAGTACTGGAGATGCCAGTTGATGTGGTAACCGATGGAGGGTTGAAACCGAGGATTCAGGAAAGGGTTTGGGCGGAGGCGATTGAGATATGA